AGCTCGAAGAGGTCGGAGACCGTGTCGACGACGTCCTCGACGAGAAGAAGAAGGCCTTGGAGGAGGACCCACCGTTCGTCCACCCGTCCGAGATAAAGGCCCTTCTGGAGAATTTCGAACCCATCGACATGTGTCTCCGCCCCGCACCGCTGGTGATGCACCTCGACGGTCTCAGGGCCAAGATATCGTACGACGAGTACCACGAGCAGATCGAGAACATGGAGGTCTACGGACGCCGTCTGGGAGACGTGTGCGTGATCACCCCGTCCAAGATCAACGACAGCAGTATGCTGATACGTATCAAGACCCGCTCGCAGGTCGCATACGAGGATTCCCTGAAGGCAAGGCAATGAGTGTCAGGAAGGGCACATACGCGCTCTTCGTGACATTCGACAGGGACATAAACATCACGGTGGGGGCCCTCGGCCCCCACCTTTTCCGTGCTGGCACATATTGTTACGTAGGCAGTGCCATGGGCGGCCTCGACCAAAGGGTATCCCGTCATCTGGCCCGCTGCAAGGGCATTCGCTGGCACATAGACCGTCTCACGACCGTATGCGACGGTTCGGAGGCATGGGAGTCGTATCCGGACTTCATAGGGGAGTGCGAGCTCGCACGCATCGCCGAGGAGTGCGGAGGGATCCCGGAGATGGACGGATTCGGGTGTTCGGACTGCAGCTGCAGGACGCATCTTTTCAGGATGGATTCCGGGGCCGCGGATGAACTGGTGTCCAGGGCACGTTTGGAGAGGTTCTCGGACCGTCGTGCGGTCCGATAATATTATTAAATAAAATGGGCTACCCGAACCCATAGAACCGCGCTGTCTACAGCGGAGAGTATTACCATGGATTCAAAGAAACTTTCCAGCGAGAACATCAACGATGTCGCAGAAAAGATCAAAGCGATCGTCGGAGAGGCCAATGTGAAGATCAACGAGGAGAAATGCTGCATATGCGCGGCAGTATCCTCGACCGAGGATGTCGCCGCCGTCTCCAGGGTTGCGAACAGTTTCGGTGTACGCATCTCCGCCTGCGGCGGGGTCCGCCTCGATATGTCTAAAATGAACAAGGTAGAAGTGGACGCCAAGAACTATGCGGTCAAGGTGAAGGCCGGAGCAACCTGGAAAGAGATCATGGATGCGGCCGCCGCCGAGAACCTCATGGTCCCTTCCCACCCCTTCGACGTCGACGAGACCGTAGGGAAATGGATAGCCGCCAACACCGTCGGGATCGGAACCTACAAGTACGGTCCCTCCAAAGACAACGTCCTCAACGTGGAGCTCGTCCTCTTCGACGGCACCGTGATCGAGACCGGTTACAACGACATCGGCGCATACATGTCCGGATACAACTTCAACCAGTTCGTTTCCGGTTCCGAGGGTACCTTCGGGGTAGTGGTCTCCGCCACCCTCAAGCTCGTCCCCGCCGGTGTGAAGAAGACCGTCGCCTACGAGTTCGCAGGCAAACTCTCCGCCGCCGCACCTGCGGTACAGGCCGTCATGCACAGCGCCGGTCTCGTGCCCTACTGTTTCTGCTACAGCAACAAGAACGGCAAGAACGTCATCACTATCAGCTACCAGGGTGACGAGAAGTTCGTCGACCTCGATATCGCCGACACCGATGAGATCATGGCCGCGAACGGCGGATCCAAGATCGACGTCCCCCAGTGCCCCTGCGACAACAAGGACGGCAAAGGCGTCATCATCCCCGCCGTCAACTGGGCGGCATTCGTCGACGCGGTCCAGTTCGAGGTCTCCGGAATGTTCGCAGACCCCTACACCGCATACTTCCACATCTGCGAGAAGTGTGCAGACAACCTGATCGAGGTTGCCACCTCCATGGGCGGAAGGACCACCTGCAGCGCATTCTGCAAGGACAGGATCGACAGCATCCGCGACGAGAACACCGCCGCCTACATGAAGGAGCTCAAATCCTACCTGAGGTCCTGCGACGTCTCCGAGAAGGCCAAGAGCGGCGACAAGCTCGCCCGCAAGATGGATGACGAGACCATGATCGAGTTCGAGAACATCCTCGGCAAGGACAACGTCAACACCAACCCTGAGGAGACCCTTCTCTACTGTCACGACCTCGCACCCCTTCCCAAGATGGCAGGTCTGGCATTCAAGAACATCCCCGATGTCGTCCTGAGGCCCTCCAAGACCGAGCAGCTTTCCGCGATCATGAAGATCGCCTACAAGAAAGGAATCCCCGTGACCCCCCGCGGAAACTCCACCTGGGGACTCGGAGGATCCCAGCCTACCGACGCCGGTATCGTCATCGACATGTCCTCGAAGATGAACAAGGTCACCGTCGACCCTGACACCATGACCGTCACCGCACAGGCCGGAGCAACCTGGAAAGAGGTGTTCGACGAGTGCCAGGAAGCAGGATTCGTCATCGGATCCACTCCCTCTTCGTTCCCTGCGGCCACCGTCGGAGCATGGCTCGCGACCAACGGAATGGGTATCGGTTCCTACAAGTACGGAGGAGCGAAGGACGGGGTCCTCAACATCGAGGCCGTCCTCCCCGACGGAACCGTCATCAACACCGGATACAAGAACATCGGCGACTACGTCTCCGGATACAACCTCAACCAGCTCTTCGCCGGTTCCGAGGGTACCCTCTGCCTGTTCGCATCCGTCACCATGAGGATGCACCCCGCAGGCATCATAAAGCCCATCGCCTACGAGTTCGAGAACTATCTCGGCGATGCGAACGCAGCCATCCAGGCGATCGTAGCCCACCCGAGCCTCAGGCCCTATCACATCTCCTGGTCCGATTCCAACCACTTCGCAAACCAGAGGAGGGCACATGTACACGCCCCCAACGTGAAGAACATCATCCTCATCACCCTGCAGGGAGACGAGAAGCACGTAGCCCTCGAGGAGGCGGCCGCAGACGAGATCTTCGCCGCGAACGGCGGAAAGAAGGTAGAAGACCCCTCCGTCGGACCCCACGAGTGGGAGGAGAGGTGCTACGAGTTCCGCGCAAGGAAGGTCGGAGTCGGAGAGATCCCTGCCGAGGTCATCACCCCCACCAATGTATGGGGAGCATTCATCGACGAGTGCTACAAGGGCTTCGATACCATGAAGATGGAGCTCGGAGGAGTCATCGGAGAGGTCGTCGACAGGAACACCTCGCTGTTCATGCCTTACTACTTCAAGGACGACGAGTCCCTTCTCGGAATGACCGCCTTCGCCTTCAACTTCTATCTCGGAGACAGGGCAGTCGAGTACGGCGGAAGGACCACCGGATTCGGTATCTTCTTCGCATGGAACCTCGACAACGTCCACGACGCCAACACCGTCAGCTTCATGAGGGGCTTCAAGACCTTCCAGGACCCCCACGACGTCATGAACCCCGGACACGTGGTCTGCGGAATGACCAGATTCGGAGTCAACATGAGCCACGGTCTCATGACCCTCGGCAGCGCACTGATGCAGATGGTTAAGAAGATCATGCCTCCCAACACCACCTTTGCCGACAACATCGAGAGGTTCAAGGAGAACCGCACCGATGAGGCCAAGGTCGAGGACAGGAAGCACGTCCTCGGACGCGGATACGAGTAAACAGGTTCAACAGGGGCGTCGGGAGACCGGCGCCCCGATCTTCCCATATCTGGCACATTGCCTATTCTATTCATCCGTTGTTGGAATTCGGATATATGTCACCATCGGGTCCGATCCATCGAACAGTGAAACTTTGCACGGTTTTTGTAAATATTTCCATCTCCGTTCGTCCCATGATGGCGTCTACAGTCGTAGTCCGTATGAGGACATGCAGCAGGAATACCAAGGTCACGGCGGAAATGCAGGATGATGGAGACACCATAAGGATAACCATCGCATCGGATTGCAAGAACGTAATGAACTATGCCGATCTTCTCGGAGGGGAAGTCCATGTTTCGGACGTCGTGGAATGGAAGGGCAGCAGGGTCGTGGATCCTGATATTAGACAGCCGCTGTCCATACCCTGTCTCGTACCGAATGCCATATTCGATGCGGCATGGATGGAGATAGGTGTGCTTTCCAAGAATCTCGCACAAGGGATGGCCAAAGAGAACTCCCTGGAGTTCCCTGAAGATGAATGATGCAGGTCGGAAGGGGTTTCGGAGGAGTCAGAAACCCTCTTCCTGCTGCAGGAGTGGTATCACAATCTCTGCAGTCATCTAAGTCGATGACATGTCAACGTATAAATGGGACCGCGAACTAGGTATCCCCACACTTACGAGAGGCGTTCGGATAGGATGTCTGGCTTGCCGGTGGCAGTGGCGGTCACCCTTGCTTCGCGGAATGAACGTATCCCGTCTCCCATGGTGTCGGAGGATACCTCTTCCACTTTGCATTCGATCACGGTATCCCCGGCCCCTGCCTCTCTCGCCATGGTCTCTGCGGCATCTTTCGCCTCTTTTTCAGCATATTCCAAAGCGCTTTCCGAGTCAGGGAATTCCCTTTTCCCGCCCTTGGTGAAGACTATGCATCCAGGATCTCTCGACCTGTCGTCCTGTTTGGCCCTCACCGTGACGGTCACGGTCTCGGATACGGAACCTGTGACGGCTCCGATGGCATTGCCCATCTCGGAATCTTCAGGGAGGACGAGTCTAGTGCCCAGCATATCGGCTACAGCCGGCAGCCACGCTCTTACAGGTCCGCCTATCCCTATGATGGGCATATCGAGTTTCATGGATAGGGTGTAACATCCCCTGTCCGTAGACAGAAGCTCCGAGATCATCGTCTTATGGACCTCGTCCAATTCATCTCTGCCGAGCCTCTCGCGCATGATATCCTCCATTATGCAGTATGCGATCCTCCTGACTATCATCGCTTTCGTATCTGCTATGAATCCGTCAAAGGACATGCCTGTCTTTCTGGCCAGATATCCTACGGCGATACGCGAAGCTCCCGTGTCGTATTCGGTGTAGGTGCCTTCCGCATGCAGTATATCCGTGGGGGTCACTCCTATCCGGGTCACAAGTCTCAGGGATTCCATTTTCGATGCGGAGAACGCATGGGGCGGGACACCTATCAGCTTCCCCGCCTCGTTAAGGGTGAGAGGTCCTTCCGTAATCGCCTTCAGGAGATCCCTGTCGCATTCCGAAAGGTCTTCGTCCGAAAGGGGTTTTGCCGGGACGAAGAATTCCGTATCCTGGCACACGTCTCTGATGTCGAAAGCCTCCGCCGCACGGTCGTCCGTGACATCTTTCAGGGTCTCCAGTTTTTCCTTTATATGCGGCCATTTTGCCGCCGCTATGCATATGGGTATGACGCGGACCGGTGTGACCGACGTCTCCTTCCCGTTGACCACGATCCTGCTGTCCCCTCCGATCCCGTAAGTGGAGACGTCGGCCGCCCGGACCCGGGTGCGATATCCTCCGATGAGTGCACCCTCCTGTTCTATCCGGGGGAACCCTCCCCTTATCACACCGATGTCCGTGGTGGTGCCTCCCATGTCGACCACCATGGCGTCCTTCAGTCCGGTCAGTGCCATGGCCCCGACGAGGCTGGATGCAGGTCCCGACAGTACGGTCTCCACCGGTCTTTCGGCGGCGGATGTCTCCCCCATCACGGAGCCGTCCCCTTTCACAATCATGAGGGGTGCGTCCACACCCAGGGCCTTCATGGAGTCCTTCACCGAACGTATGAGGTCCGCTATCACCTGTATCAGACGTGCATTCATCACCGCGGTGGCGGTCCTTTGGGAGAAACCCAGCTGGGACGAGAGGTCGTGTCCGCATACGGCAGGGACGCCCAGGATATCATGTGCCAGACGTCTGACCGCATTCTCGTGTCCGGGATTCCTGACGCTCAGATATCCGGCCACTGCCACCGCATCCACCTTGCCTTTCATAGACTCCAGTGCCGCTTTCGCGCCTTCCTCATCCAGTTCTTCGACCTCGTTCCCGGAGAGGTCGAACTTGCCGCCGATCTCGGCGTAGAATTCGGGAGCGGCCGCGGGGTCGTACCCCGTGCCTATGGTCAGAAGCCCTACGCGGCACCCCTTCCCTTCGACCACGGAATTGGTGGCCAAGGTCGAGGACAGGGAGACGAGGACGACCTCTTTCAGCATACTCCTGTCGAGGCCCGATACGGATTCGTTTATCCCCTTGGACAGGTCGTCACGGGTCGTAAGGGCCTTGGAGCGGCAGACGGTCATTCCACTGTCCATGTCCAGGATGACGGAGTCCGTATAGGTCCCTCCCGTGTCTATTCCGAGTCCGAATCTCATTGCGTAAGGGGATGATTCCCACCGATATAATCGATTTGATGTGCCAGTCCGGAAGACGATACTATAAAACCAATGGACTGCATTGACCGTACGATGAACAGGGGCGCCGGCATGATTTCTTTTCGTAATGCGGACATAAAGGATTACATGGCGGCCCACTGTCTTTGGATGGAGAGCGGGGGCATAGGTGTCACCAGCAAAGAGGATTCCGAGGAGAGCATAGCGAGGTTCCTGGAAAGGAACAGGCAATTCTGCTTCTCCGCTCTGGACGGGGACCGTCTGGTAGGGGTGGTCCTCTGCGGAAGCGACGGACGCAGCGGGAGGTTCTACCATCTGGTGGTGGATCCCGAATATCGCAGGCGCGGCATCGGTCACAGCCTCGTATCCCATTCGATAGAACAGTTGAAGAAGGAGGGTATCTGCGGGGCTGATGCCGTTATATTCCGGGAGAATCCCGCCAACGAGTTCTGGGAGAGCGAGGACTTCCGCGACAGGACGGATCTGAAATACCGCGATATCCTTCTTGACGAGGACAATGAGTGGCTGAACAGGGATAAGCGTCCCGGAGACCACGACGGCCTCAAGTGACCCCTGCGGTCATGGGGAAAGGTAGGGCTGCCGAGGCAGCCCTGTTTTCATGCGTTTTGGAATCTGTACGATACGAGGTCCGGTTTTCCCGTGGCCCTTATCGTCACGTCGGCTTCCAGCAGTATCTGCACGGATGCATCGGACGCCGTTCCGAACGTCTTCTTCTCCACGTCCACTTCGATGACGACGTTAGTCGCTCCGGATTCCACCGCCAGTCTCTCCGCGTATTCGCTTCCTTTGTCCTTGGCGAATCCGACGGCCTCGACGAATGTCGGGAACTCGTATTTCTCGTCCCCTAGGAACACGATGGATGCGGGGTCGGTCCCTATGGCCCCTTCCTTCGGCTGGATGTGTACGGTCACCGTCTTGGATACCGATCCGGATATGGCCCCTATCGCATTTCCTACGTTGGAGTCCACCGGGAGGAGGAGCTGGGTATGGAAGATCTCGGCGATCCTCGGCAGCCATGCACCTACCGGGGCCCCGATACCGATGATGGGTTTGTTGATCCTTATAGACACTCCGAAGTCGAGGCCGTCCTTTCCGGAAACGGCCTTGCGGATCAGGTCCTCGGCCGCAGGTCCCAAATCCTCGAATCCTCCGTCCTCCAGCAGGAGGTCCTTCATCAGACATGTTGCGATCTTGGTCTCGATCATGTCCTTGACCGTCGATACGAATTCATCGAATCCCAGCAGTGCCTTTCTGGCCAGGTAGTCCACCGCCTGTTTGGAGGCCTTGTAGTCGTACTCGACGTAGGATTCCTCCGCATGCAGTATGTCGGAAGGGGTCACACCTATCCTGGTGACAAGACCCAGTTTCTCCAACCTGGAGACGTTGAACGTGTACGGGAGTACCCCTATGGCGTCTCCGGCCTCCTCCAAGGTCTTCGGTTCTTCGGCGATGAGTTCCAGAAGTCTTCTGTCGCATTCCTGCATGGTCTCCGTGGTTATCGGTTTGGCGGGGGTGAAGAATTCGGTCTCCTGCAGTATCTCGTCCGCCGTCACGGTCTCAGCCACATGGCCGGGGACACGATGTGCCAGATCCTGGAGTTTCTCTCTGACGTGGGGCCATTTGGTGGCGGCTATGCACAGAGGGATCACGCGGACGGGGGTGAGTTCTATCCTCGTCCCGTTGACGATGATCCTGCTGTCTCCGCCGATACCGTAGGTGGATACGGCGGCCGCAAGGACCCTCGTCCTCTTTCCTCCTATGAGGGCGCCTTCCTTATCGAGCCTCGGGAATCCGTTCCTGAGGACCCCTATGTCTGTTGTCGTCCCTCCTATGTCGATCATCACCGCATCCTTCAGACCGGTGAGG
The nucleotide sequence above comes from Candidatus Methanomethylophilus alvi Mx1201. Encoded proteins:
- a CDS encoding GNAT family N-acetyltransferase; the encoded protein is MISFRNADIKDYMAAHCLWMESGGIGVTSKEDSEESIARFLERNRQFCFSALDGDRLVGVVLCGSDGRSGRFYHLVVDPEYRRRGIGHSLVSHSIEQLKKEGICGADAVIFRENPANEFWESEDFRDRTDLKYRDILLDEDNEWLNRDKRPGDHDGLK
- a CDS encoding hydantoinase/oxoprolinase family protein, with the translated sequence MRFGLGIDTGGTYTDSVILDMDSGMTVCRSKALTTRDDLSKGINESVSGLDRSMLKEVVLVSLSSTLATNSVVEGKGCRVGLLTIGTGYDPAAAPEFYAEIGGKFDLSGNEVEELDEEGAKAALESMKGKVDAVAVAGYLSVRNPGHENAVRRLAHDILGVPAVCGHDLSSQLGFSQRTATAVMNARLIQVIADLIRSVKDSMKALGVDAPLMIVKGDGSVMGETSAAERPVETVLSGPASSLVGAMALTGLKDAMVVDMGGTTTDIGVIRGGFPRIEQEGALIGGYRTRVRAADVSTYGIGGDSRIVVNGKETSVTPVRVIPICIAAAKWPHIKEKLETLKDVTDDRAAEAFDIRDVCQDTEFFVPAKPLSDEDLSECDRDLLKAITEGPLTLNEAGKLIGVPPHAFSASKMESLRLVTRIGVTPTDILHAEGTYTEYDTGASRIAVGYLARKTGMSFDGFIADTKAMIVRRIAYCIMEDIMRERLGRDELDEVHKTMISELLSTDRGCYTLSMKLDMPIIGIGGPVRAWLPAVADMLGTRLVLPEDSEMGNAIGAVTGSVSETVTVTVRAKQDDRSRDPGCIVFTKGGKREFPDSESALEYAEKEAKDAAETMAREAGAGDTVIECKVEEVSSDTMGDGIRSFREARVTATATGKPDILSERLS
- a CDS encoding FAD-binding oxidoreductase, whose product is MDSKKLSSENINDVAEKIKAIVGEANVKINEEKCCICAAVSSTEDVAAVSRVANSFGVRISACGGVRLDMSKMNKVEVDAKNYAVKVKAGATWKEIMDAAAAENLMVPSHPFDVDETVGKWIAANTVGIGTYKYGPSKDNVLNVELVLFDGTVIETGYNDIGAYMSGYNFNQFVSGSEGTFGVVVSATLKLVPAGVKKTVAYEFAGKLSAAAPAVQAVMHSAGLVPYCFCYSNKNGKNVITISYQGDEKFVDLDIADTDEIMAANGGSKIDVPQCPCDNKDGKGVIIPAVNWAAFVDAVQFEVSGMFADPYTAYFHICEKCADNLIEVATSMGGRTTCSAFCKDRIDSIRDENTAAYMKELKSYLRSCDVSEKAKSGDKLARKMDDETMIEFENILGKDNVNTNPEETLLYCHDLAPLPKMAGLAFKNIPDVVLRPSKTEQLSAIMKIAYKKGIPVTPRGNSTWGLGGSQPTDAGIVIDMSSKMNKVTVDPDTMTVTAQAGATWKEVFDECQEAGFVIGSTPSSFPAATVGAWLATNGMGIGSYKYGGAKDGVLNIEAVLPDGTVINTGYKNIGDYVSGYNLNQLFAGSEGTLCLFASVTMRMHPAGIIKPIAYEFENYLGDANAAIQAIVAHPSLRPYHISWSDSNHFANQRRAHVHAPNVKNIILITLQGDEKHVALEEAAADEIFAANGGKKVEDPSVGPHEWEERCYEFRARKVGVGEIPAEVITPTNVWGAFIDECYKGFDTMKMELGGVIGEVVDRNTSLFMPYYFKDDESLLGMTAFAFNFYLGDRAVEYGGRTTGFGIFFAWNLDNVHDANTVSFMRGFKTFQDPHDVMNPGHVVCGMTRFGVNMSHGLMTLGSALMQMVKKIMPPNTTFADNIERFKENRTDEAKVEDRKHVLGRGYE
- a CDS encoding hydantoinase/oxoprolinase N-terminal domain-containing protein translates to MTIGLGIDTGGTYTDSVILDMDSGRILSRAKDLTTRNDLVIGISGSIGKHRPELLKKISLVSLSSTLATNSVVEGKGCRAGLISIGRRYDGTVTADVYAQVAGSHDLKGNEKVPLDEEAAKAALSEMKGKVDAIAITGYLSIRNPEHEERLAHLADEILGVPVVQGHELSSGLGFNERTTTALMNARLIPVITDLIESVKKSLAKFGIDAPLMIVKGDGTVLNEASAVKRPVETVLSGPASSLTGAKALTGLKDAVMIDIGGTTTDIGVLRNGFPRLDKEGALIGGKRTRVLAAAVSTYGIGGDSRIIVNGTRIELTPVRVIPLCIAATKWPHVREKLQDLAHRVPGHVAETVTADEILQETEFFTPAKPITTETMQECDRRLLELIAEEPKTLEEAGDAIGVLPYTFNVSRLEKLGLVTRIGVTPSDILHAEESYVEYDYKASKQAVDYLARKALLGFDEFVSTVKDMIETKIATCLMKDLLLEDGGFEDLGPAAEDLIRKAVSGKDGLDFGVSIRINKPIIGIGAPVGAWLPRIAEIFHTQLLLPVDSNVGNAIGAISGSVSKTVTVHIQPKEGAIGTDPASIVFLGDEKYEFPTFVEAVGFAKDKGSEYAERLAVESGATNVVIEVDVEKKTFGTASDASVQILLEADVTIRATGKPDLVSYRFQNA
- a CDS encoding DUF6951 family protein — encoded protein: MMASTVVVRMRTCSRNTKVTAEMQDDGDTIRITIASDCKNVMNYADLLGGEVHVSDVVEWKGSRVVDPDIRQPLSIPCLVPNAIFDAAWMEIGVLSKNLAQGMAKENSLEFPEDE
- a CDS encoding GIY-YIG nuclease family protein, translated to MSVRKGTYALFVTFDRDINITVGALGPHLFRAGTYCYVGSAMGGLDQRVSRHLARCKGIRWHIDRLTTVCDGSEAWESYPDFIGECELARIAEECGGIPEMDGFGCSDCSCRTHLFRMDSGAADELVSRARLERFSDRRAVR